One region of Catenuloplanes indicus genomic DNA includes:
- a CDS encoding LuxR family transcriptional regulator: MVASLISAVAVLFVIGEGAEVFPIALHLRNTVPMDDALLVQISRVREPDLRDALAVLVSASIDRTGADPAAVRELAARLRTGCADTAGFGAGPDGGSGFRGGAFRGGGAVAGSGIPAGSGAAASSAGQAGRGFLAALDDVDALLIEARRSWPVAPDDTLVCLLRAAELSAGRTRAEALVRAGEAICFLGDHFRYAEVVRRAAGLDDRTAGSAEPVAQIRGFGALFEGRYPDAVEALRRVVTVAEGLGNGRVDVTELIRGSSAALVCGDDDAALRLAARAEVIARAGGDNTVLSRALELRAAAELWRGAHDAAASTALAGARAAADAGQPNEADNHLAMLALLAALRGDRATCRWRLAQSGAVRHDPAPGDVVHRGPAQADAVGYATAEADVVGSAPSPVDALCLRPAEADAGRLPSAEVAAVGSAPASAGAVADRLVQGGPVRDGPVRDGRVQDRPVDPVTVRAGAGHGRPWALGRWALGVLDLLAGRPQEAVARLAGIADPRTGRGHVLVAVMAAPDLVEAAVLAGDPGAARAALTAFDRWAASTGEPLRRALAARCHALLARRGSAEAEAYFREALRLHLAGESEFERARTQLLFGRDLRRRRRPGQAREQLGAALDAFVRCGARPWAEQARAELRVCGGAVRPAGATVPLTAQQLQIARLVASGATNREVAARLFLSTRTVDHHMRNIFLRLGISSRVALAKIIT; this comes from the coding sequence AGTGGCGGTGCTTTTTGTCATCGGCGAAGGTGCCGAGGTCTTCCCTATCGCGTTACATCTGCGTAACACTGTTCCGATGGATGATGCATTATTGGTGCAGATATCCAGGGTGCGGGAACCCGATCTGCGCGACGCGCTGGCGGTGTTGGTATCCGCCTCGATCGATCGAACGGGCGCCGATCCGGCGGCGGTGAGAGAACTCGCGGCCCGGCTCCGCACGGGCTGCGCCGATACCGCCGGGTTCGGCGCCGGCCCGGACGGCGGGTCCGGGTTTCGCGGCGGCGCCTTCCGGGGCGGCGGTGCGGTGGCCGGGTCCGGCATTCCCGCCGGTAGCGGCGCGGCCGCGTCGAGCGCCGGCCAGGCCGGCCGCGGGTTCCTCGCCGCACTCGACGATGTGGACGCGTTACTGATCGAGGCACGGAGGTCCTGGCCGGTGGCACCGGACGACACCCTGGTGTGCCTGCTGCGCGCCGCGGAGCTGTCCGCCGGCCGGACACGTGCCGAGGCGCTCGTCCGGGCCGGCGAGGCGATCTGCTTCCTCGGTGATCACTTTCGCTACGCGGAGGTGGTCCGTCGCGCGGCCGGTCTGGACGATCGGACGGCCGGGTCCGCGGAGCCGGTGGCCCAGATCCGGGGGTTCGGTGCGCTGTTCGAGGGACGCTATCCGGACGCCGTCGAGGCGCTACGCCGGGTCGTTACGGTGGCCGAGGGCTTGGGAAACGGCCGTGTGGACGTGACCGAGCTGATCAGGGGCAGTTCGGCGGCGCTCGTGTGCGGCGACGACGATGCGGCGCTCCGGCTGGCGGCGCGGGCTGAGGTGATCGCGAGGGCCGGGGGAGACAACACCGTCCTTTCCCGGGCGCTGGAGTTGAGAGCGGCGGCAGAGCTGTGGCGCGGCGCCCATGACGCCGCGGCGAGCACGGCGCTGGCCGGCGCCCGTGCGGCAGCGGACGCCGGCCAGCCGAACGAGGCCGACAATCACCTCGCGATGCTCGCGCTGCTGGCCGCGCTCCGCGGCGACCGTGCGACCTGCCGGTGGCGCCTGGCCCAGTCCGGCGCGGTGCGTCACGATCCTGCACCGGGTGATGTGGTGCACCGCGGCCCGGCGCAGGCTGATGCGGTCGGCTACGCCACCGCGGAGGCCGATGTGGTGGGCTCCGCACCGTCGCCGGTCGATGCGTTGTGCTTGCGGCCCGCGGAGGCCGATGCGGGGCGCTTGCCGTCCGCGGAGGTCGCTGCGGTGGGCTCGGCACCGGCGTCGGCCGGTGCGGTGGCGGATCGGCTGGTGCAGGGCGGTCCGGTGCGGGACGGCCCGGTGCGGGACGGCCGGGTCCAGGATCGGCCGGTTGACCCCGTAACGGTTCGGGCCGGTGCCGGGCACGGGCGGCCGTGGGCGCTGGGGCGGTGGGCGCTCGGCGTGCTGGATCTGCTGGCCGGGCGCCCGCAGGAGGCCGTGGCGCGGCTTGCCGGAATCGCGGATCCGCGGACCGGTCGGGGTCACGTGCTGGTCGCGGTGATGGCCGCGCCGGACCTGGTGGAGGCAGCCGTGCTGGCCGGTGATCCGGGTGCGGCACGAGCGGCGTTGACCGCGTTCGACCGGTGGGCGGCCAGCACGGGGGAGCCGCTGCGCCGGGCGCTCGCCGCGCGCTGTCATGCGCTGCTGGCCCGGCGGGGCAGCGCGGAGGCGGAGGCGTACTTCCGGGAGGCGCTGCGGCTGCATCTGGCCGGCGAGAGTGAGTTCGAGCGGGCGCGTACCCAGCTGCTGTTCGGTCGTGATCTTCGCCGCCGGAGGCGGCCCGGTCAGGCGCGCGAGCAGCTCGGTGCCGCGCTGGACGCGTTCGTGCGGTGCGGTGCCCGGCCGTGGGCCGAGCAGGCGCGCGCCGAGCTGCGGGTCTGCGGCGGTGCGGTCCGGCCGGCGGGTGCCACCGTGCCGCTGACCGCGCAGCAGTTGCAGATCGCCCGTCTCGTCGCGTCCGGTGCGACGAACCGGGAGGTGGCCGCGCGACTGTTCCTCAGCACCCGCACCGTCGATCACCACATGCGCAACATCTTCCTCCGGCTCGGCATCAGCTCCCGGGTGGCGCTTGCCAAGATCATCACATGA